A single genomic interval of Microbulbifer variabilis harbors:
- the metH gene encoding methionine synthase has protein sequence MSALSRNQRLEQLKAALAQRILILDGAMGTMIQREKLQEEDYRGARFADFHKDLKGNNDLLSITRPYLIEQIHRQYLEAGADIIETNTFNATELSQSDYDMEHLVVELNRTSAEVARRAADALSTPERPRWVAGVIGPTSRTASISPDVNDPGARNVTFNELVHNYVEAGRALIEGGSDLILIETIFDTLNAKAAIYAMQKLFEELGFELPIMISGTITDASGRTLSGQTTEAFYYSIAHAKPISVGLNCALGATELRPYVEALSGACVTYVSAHPNAGLPNEFGEYDETPEQTAAIVAEFARSGFINILGGCCGTTPEHIRAIAEAVSDIPPRQLPEIKPALRLSGLEPFVADESALFVNVGERCNVTGSARFKRLILEEDYDTALQVAAAQVEDGAQVIDFNMDEAMLDAHAAMRRFLNLAATEPDIAKVPFMVDSSKWEVIEAGLQCIQGKPIVNSISLKEGKEEFIEKAQLCLRYGAAVVVMAFDEQGQADTFERKIEICKRSYEVLVEEVGFDPTDIIFDPNIFAVATGIEEHNNYAVDFIEACRWIRENLPGAQISGGVSNVSFSFRGNNPVREAIHSVFLFHAIKAGLNMGIVNAGQLAVYDELPEELREKVEDVILNRNDEATEALLDIAPKYMGEGGGTARKEDLSWRELPVKERLAHSLVKGINNYIEADTEEARANSSRPLDVIEGPLMDGMNIVGDLFGEGKMFLPQVVKSARVMKQAVAYLQPFIEAEKTEDSRPNGRILMATVKGDVHDIGKNIVGVVLACNNYEVIDLGVMVAAETILQTAREKNCDIIGLSGLITPSLDEMVHVAAEMERQKFDIPLLIGGATTSKAHTAVKIDPQFNRNQVVYVADASRAVGVASSLISDELRPAFVEKVRAEYEKVRTRTANRKRNDTRLTYAEARDNAPEFDWQNYQPVKPKKLGITVIEDFPLENLLDTLDWTPFFLSWDLAGKYPAILKDEVVGEAASDLYHNAQRLLKEMIAKKQLRARAVFGLWPANSVGDDIIVYKDEARNDELARLHHIRQQVQKMGGDGLCRSLADFVAPLDSGYIDYVGGFAVTTGIGADELAQSYEAKHDDYNAIMVKALADRLAESFAETLHRQVRKEYWGYAADEELSNEQLIKEAYQGIRPAPGYPACPDHSEKATLFSLLNAEENAGVSLTEHFAMMPAAAVSGWYFAHPQAKYFNVGKIGRDQLQSLAKRKGISEQELERWLRPNLEE, from the coding sequence ATGTCTGCGCTTTCCCGCAATCAACGCCTGGAGCAACTCAAAGCCGCGCTCGCTCAGCGCATCCTGATTCTCGACGGCGCTATGGGAACCATGATTCAGCGGGAAAAATTACAGGAAGAAGATTACCGCGGCGCCCGCTTTGCTGACTTCCATAAGGATCTGAAAGGTAATAACGACCTTTTAAGCATTACTCGCCCCTACCTGATCGAACAAATCCACCGGCAATACCTGGAAGCTGGCGCCGACATTATCGAGACCAATACTTTTAATGCGACTGAGCTGTCCCAGTCTGATTACGACATGGAACATCTTGTAGTAGAGCTGAACCGAACCTCTGCAGAAGTGGCCCGGCGCGCGGCGGATGCCCTCTCCACCCCAGAGCGCCCCCGCTGGGTGGCCGGGGTAATTGGCCCTACCTCTCGCACCGCCAGTATTTCCCCAGATGTCAACGACCCGGGTGCGCGCAATGTGACTTTCAATGAGCTGGTACACAATTATGTGGAAGCCGGCCGCGCCCTAATAGAGGGCGGCAGTGACCTGATCCTGATTGAAACCATCTTCGACACGCTCAATGCCAAGGCGGCCATTTACGCCATGCAGAAGCTGTTTGAGGAGCTGGGCTTCGAGTTGCCGATTATGATCTCCGGCACCATTACTGACGCCTCCGGCCGCACCCTCTCCGGCCAGACTACCGAGGCGTTTTACTATTCCATCGCCCACGCCAAACCCATCTCCGTTGGCCTTAACTGTGCCCTCGGCGCCACTGAGTTGCGCCCCTATGTGGAGGCCCTATCTGGTGCCTGTGTCACTTATGTTTCCGCGCACCCCAATGCCGGCCTGCCCAATGAGTTTGGCGAATACGACGAAACCCCGGAGCAAACCGCGGCGATCGTGGCGGAATTTGCCCGCAGTGGTTTTATCAATATTCTCGGCGGTTGCTGCGGCACCACTCCAGAACACATCCGCGCCATTGCAGAGGCGGTATCCGATATCCCTCCGCGCCAGTTGCCCGAGATCAAACCGGCTCTACGCCTTTCCGGTTTGGAGCCTTTTGTGGCCGACGAAAGCGCCCTCTTCGTCAATGTGGGCGAGCGCTGTAATGTGACTGGCTCCGCCCGTTTCAAGCGACTGATTCTGGAAGAGGATTACGATACTGCCCTGCAGGTCGCCGCCGCACAGGTGGAAGATGGCGCGCAGGTGATTGATTTCAATATGGATGAGGCGATGCTCGATGCACACGCCGCCATGCGCCGTTTTCTCAACCTGGCAGCCACCGAGCCCGACATCGCTAAGGTGCCCTTTATGGTGGACTCCTCCAAATGGGAGGTGATCGAGGCCGGGCTGCAGTGTATTCAGGGTAAACCCATCGTGAACTCCATCAGCCTTAAGGAAGGCAAAGAGGAGTTTATTGAGAAGGCGCAACTGTGCCTGCGCTATGGTGCCGCCGTAGTGGTGATGGCCTTTGATGAGCAGGGTCAGGCGGATACCTTTGAGCGCAAAATCGAAATCTGTAAGCGCAGTTATGAGGTATTGGTAGAAGAAGTCGGTTTCGATCCCACCGATATTATTTTCGATCCTAATATTTTCGCTGTCGCCACTGGTATTGAAGAGCACAACAACTACGCGGTGGACTTTATTGAGGCCTGCCGTTGGATTCGTGAGAATCTACCGGGTGCTCAGATCAGTGGGGGCGTCTCCAACGTTTCTTTCTCCTTCCGCGGCAACAACCCAGTGCGCGAAGCGATCCACTCTGTATTCCTATTCCACGCCATCAAAGCCGGCCTGAATATGGGTATCGTCAACGCCGGTCAGCTGGCAGTTTATGACGAGCTGCCTGAAGAACTGCGGGAAAAGGTGGAAGACGTCATCCTCAATCGCAATGACGAAGCCACCGAAGCCCTGTTGGATATCGCCCCCAAATATATGGGTGAAGGCGGCGGCACTGCGCGCAAGGAAGACCTCAGCTGGCGTGAGCTGCCGGTCAAAGAACGTCTGGCGCACTCCTTAGTAAAAGGCATCAACAACTATATCGAGGCAGACACCGAAGAGGCCCGCGCCAATAGCAGCCGCCCCCTGGATGTGATCGAAGGTCCGCTGATGGACGGTATGAATATCGTTGGCGACCTGTTTGGCGAGGGCAAGATGTTCCTGCCCCAGGTGGTGAAATCGGCACGGGTGATGAAGCAGGCCGTCGCCTATTTACAACCGTTTATCGAAGCGGAAAAAACCGAGGACAGCCGGCCCAACGGCCGTATCCTTATGGCCACGGTAAAAGGCGATGTGCACGATATCGGCAAGAATATCGTCGGGGTGGTGCTGGCCTGTAACAATTACGAGGTAATCGACCTCGGCGTGATGGTAGCCGCAGAAACTATTCTGCAAACCGCCCGGGAAAAGAATTGTGACATTATCGGCCTGTCCGGTTTAATCACCCCCTCCCTTGATGAGATGGTGCATGTCGCCGCAGAAATGGAACGCCAGAAGTTCGATATTCCTCTGCTGATTGGCGGTGCCACCACTTCCAAGGCCCACACCGCAGTAAAGATTGATCCCCAATTCAATCGCAATCAGGTGGTGTATGTGGCCGATGCCTCGCGCGCTGTGGGGGTGGCCAGCAGCTTGATTTCCGATGAACTGCGCCCCGCCTTTGTTGAAAAGGTCCGCGCGGAATATGAAAAGGTGCGCACCCGCACCGCGAATAGAAAGCGCAACGACACCCGGCTGACCTATGCGGAAGCCCGCGATAACGCCCCTGAATTCGACTGGCAAAATTACCAACCCGTAAAACCCAAAAAATTGGGAATTACCGTTATCGAAGATTTTCCCCTGGAAAACCTCCTCGATACGCTTGATTGGACACCCTTCTTTTTATCCTGGGATCTGGCGGGCAAGTATCCGGCTATCCTCAAGGATGAAGTGGTCGGCGAGGCTGCCAGCGATCTCTACCACAATGCCCAGCGCCTGCTGAAAGAGATGATTGCCAAAAAGCAGCTGCGCGCCCGCGCCGTGTTCGGTTTGTGGCCCGCCAATAGCGTCGGCGACGATATCATTGTGTACAAAGATGAAGCGCGCAATGATGAACTGGCGCGTTTACATCATATTCGCCAACAGGTACAAAAGATGGGCGGCGATGGTCTGTGCCGTTCACTGGCAGACTTTGTCGCGCCTCTGGATTCCGGCTATATCGATTATGTCGGCGGCTTCGCAGTTACCACTGGCATCGGCGCCGACGAACTGGCACAGAGCTACGAAGCCAAGCACGATGACTATAACGCAATTATGGTGAAGGCCCTGGCGGACCGACTGGCAGAATCTTTTGCTGAAACCCTGCACCGCCAAGTACGCAAGGAATACTGGGGCTATGCGGCAGATGAAGAGTTGAGCAATGAGCAGCTAATCAAAGAAGCCTATCAGGGTATCCGCCCGGCGCCCGGCTATCCCGCCTGCCCGGACCACTCAGAAAAGGCGACTTTGTTCAGTTTATTGAACGCCGAAGAAAATGCCGGGGTCAGCCTGACCGAGCATTTCGCCATGATGCCAGCGGCCGCAGTCAGCGGCTGGTACTTCGCCCACCCGCAGGCCAAATACTTTAATGTCGGTAAAATCGGTCGGGACCAGCTGCAAAGCCTGGCCAAGCGCAAAGGAATTAGTGAACAGGAACTGGAGCGCTGGCTGCGCCCAAATCTCGAAGAATGA
- a CDS encoding NADP-dependent oxidoreductase, giving the protein MDKNRRVVLASRPEGAPSEDNFSIEELGVPEPARGEVLLRTVFLSLDPYMRGRMSDAKSYAEPVPLGGVMVGGTVSRVLVSHLDDFEEGDWVLGYCGWQDYAISDGEGLVNLGKNPSHPSYALGVLGMPGITAYYGLLEIGQPKAGDTLVVAAATGPVGSTVGQIGKIQGCRVVGIAGGAEKCRYAVEELGFDICLNHRAEEFPEQLEEACPDGVDVYFENVGGDVFDAVLPLLNDFARVPVCGLVAHYNATSLPEGPDRLSLLMREILTKRLKIQGFIIFDQYERFGDFIIGLSHWVGEGRIKYREDLVEGLEKAPRALMGLLQGENFGKVVVRLGTDD; this is encoded by the coding sequence ATGGATAAGAACCGCCGGGTTGTATTGGCTTCCCGGCCCGAAGGGGCACCGAGCGAAGACAATTTTAGTATTGAGGAGTTGGGGGTGCCCGAACCTGCTCGGGGTGAGGTGTTGTTACGAACGGTTTTTCTTTCCCTGGACCCCTATATGCGCGGCCGTATGAGTGATGCCAAATCGTACGCAGAGCCGGTACCCCTGGGGGGCGTTATGGTGGGTGGCACAGTAAGTCGGGTGCTTGTGTCACACCTGGATGATTTCGAAGAGGGAGACTGGGTGCTGGGATATTGCGGATGGCAGGATTATGCAATCTCAGATGGTGAAGGGTTGGTGAATCTTGGTAAAAATCCCAGCCATCCCTCCTATGCACTCGGTGTTTTGGGTATGCCGGGTATTACCGCCTATTACGGGCTGCTGGAAATTGGCCAGCCAAAAGCAGGGGATACTCTGGTTGTCGCTGCAGCTACTGGCCCTGTGGGCTCCACTGTAGGGCAGATTGGTAAAATTCAGGGATGCCGGGTAGTTGGTATTGCCGGTGGAGCAGAAAAATGCCGCTACGCGGTAGAGGAGTTGGGCTTTGATATCTGTCTCAACCACCGAGCAGAGGAGTTTCCCGAGCAGTTGGAGGAGGCCTGTCCAGACGGTGTGGATGTGTATTTCGAAAATGTGGGCGGAGATGTATTTGATGCGGTTTTACCGCTTCTCAATGACTTTGCCCGGGTTCCCGTGTGTGGGCTGGTTGCTCACTACAACGCTACGTCACTGCCCGAGGGTCCGGATCGCCTGAGCTTGTTGATGCGTGAAATCCTTACCAAGCGCCTTAAAATCCAAGGATTTATTATTTTTGATCAATATGAGCGCTTCGGCGATTTTATTATTGGTTTAAGTCACTGGGTTGGCGAGGGTCGCATCAAATACCGTGAG